The following proteins are encoded in a genomic region of Gimesia algae:
- a CDS encoding DEAD/DEAH box helicase, translated as MDFSEPDIQSQQQIEPSTGHSGGPHFLPPVENSAQAVITDADRWQIKQQVSSESTSLAMTAAVFASGMNGALTRKFNLETTTLALLEKAGLQPKWKPTRPRVKTFGMTFPDGLEFMPPKQEKESEGELSQIEGPKAASKEPGERKKSTRLKPPANALSLEDRLFYLLQPPLQSWLAGQELIMPFEPFPYQYEGIAWLFSQKSALLADEMGLGKTMQTITGVRLLLRSGQVRRILLVCPKPLIPNWQREFKFWAEELPVTVVQGDTARRRMIWEMPNTPILIANYESMSRDFETMGEENIPRFDLVVLDEAQRIKNRESRTAEAARSIPRKRSWALTGTPIENRHEEMSSLFEWMEIVPPRATPDLRQLQVLSKEFILRRTKDLVMTDLPPRLDRPAYLDLNPAQQHAYDTAEKDGVIQLNEMGDSITVQHVFELVLRLKQITNFDPVTGDSCKLDRLEADMEEIAASGGKAILFSQWTKPLDFMAKRLERFGTLVYHGGIPTKQREPILDQFKHDPDSHLLLMSYGTGAVGLNLQFAGYVFLFDRWWNPAIEDQAINRAHRIGQKTQVIVTKFVCNNTIEERIDMVLEQKRELFRSILGDGDTTCESRSLTASEIFGLFDLKQKKGDVTKKIAPQVPGKSAA; from the coding sequence GTGGATTTTTCAGAGCCAGACATTCAGAGTCAACAACAGATAGAACCGTCAACCGGTCATTCCGGTGGGCCTCATTTTCTTCCTCCCGTTGAGAATTCTGCGCAGGCAGTCATCACAGACGCAGATCGCTGGCAGATTAAACAACAGGTCAGCAGTGAATCGACTTCTCTGGCTATGACGGCCGCGGTTTTTGCTTCAGGGATGAATGGTGCGCTCACCCGCAAATTCAATCTCGAAACGACGACACTGGCATTACTTGAGAAAGCAGGACTGCAACCCAAGTGGAAACCGACCAGGCCGCGCGTCAAAACATTTGGGATGACCTTTCCTGACGGATTGGAATTCATGCCTCCCAAACAGGAGAAAGAAAGCGAAGGGGAACTGAGTCAGATTGAAGGCCCCAAAGCCGCCAGCAAGGAACCGGGTGAACGCAAAAAAAGCACGCGGCTCAAACCGCCTGCGAATGCACTTTCGCTGGAAGATCGCCTGTTTTATCTGCTTCAACCTCCGCTGCAGTCGTGGCTGGCCGGTCAGGAACTGATCATGCCTTTCGAGCCATTCCCCTATCAGTACGAGGGAATCGCCTGGCTGTTCTCGCAGAAGTCGGCTTTACTGGCGGATGAAATGGGACTGGGGAAAACGATGCAGACCATCACCGGCGTGCGACTGCTTTTGCGTAGCGGGCAGGTGCGCCGAATCCTGCTGGTCTGTCCCAAACCCCTGATCCCCAACTGGCAGCGTGAATTTAAATTCTGGGCAGAAGAATTACCGGTGACCGTAGTGCAGGGCGATACGGCGCGGCGACGCATGATCTGGGAAATGCCGAATACGCCCATCCTGATCGCCAATTATGAGTCGATGTCCCGCGACTTTGAAACGATGGGAGAAGAGAATATTCCTCGCTTTGATCTGGTCGTTCTCGATGAAGCGCAACGCATTAAAAACCGCGAATCCCGCACAGCAGAAGCCGCCCGTTCTATTCCCCGTAAACGGAGCTGGGCACTCACGGGAACACCGATCGAAAACCGGCACGAGGAAATGTCGTCGTTATTTGAATGGATGGAAATCGTTCCGCCCCGAGCCACTCCGGATTTGCGGCAGTTACAGGTACTCTCCAAAGAATTTATTTTGCGTCGCACCAAAGATCTGGTGATGACCGATCTGCCTCCGCGGCTGGACCGTCCCGCGTACCTGGACCTTAATCCGGCGCAACAACATGCCTACGATACGGCTGAAAAAGATGGTGTGATCCAGCTGAATGAGATGGGAGATTCCATCACCGTACAACATGTATTTGAGCTGGTTTTACGACTCAAACAGATCACCAACTTCGATCCGGTGACCGGGGACAGTTGTAAGCTGGACCGCCTGGAAGCCGACATGGAAGAAATTGCTGCCAGCGGTGGCAAAGCCATTTTATTCAGCCAGTGGACGAAACCCCTGGACTTTATGGCGAAACGTTTAGAGCGGTTTGGGACACTCGTTTATCATGGCGGGATTCCCACAAAGCAGCGCGAGCCGATCCTGGATCAGTTCAAGCATGATCCGGATTCACACCTGCTGTTGATGAGTTATGGTACCGGGGCCGTCGGTTTGAATCTGCAGTTTGCTGGTTACGTCTTCCTGTTTGATCGCTGGTGGAATCCGGCGATTGAGGATCAGGCTATCAACCGGGCACATCGTATTGGACAGAAAACACAGGTCATCGTAACTAAATTCGTCTGTAATAATACGATTGAAGAACGGATCGACATGGTCCTTGAACAGAAACGTGAACTCTTCCGTTCCATTCTGGGAGACGGCGATACCACTTGTGAATCGCGGAGTCTGACCGCTTCCGAAATATTCGGGCTGTTTGACCTCAAACAGAAAAAGGGGGACGTGACGAAAAAAATCGCCCCCCAGGTTCCCGGGAAATCCGCCGCCTGA
- a CDS encoding LPS-assembly protein LptD, producing MSGEINSVTRYVSHRIWQVIVFLTLLGGPVTIAPAQTSFFGAPKASYEEPEYEPSEKEPIAITAEYSQQWEEDFVSVSILKGNCRIKQGDATLQSRQMVIWHRKTRQADRISVYMEGEVRVDLPGESKTENSLLVNLVTQNGLNRNFRRPTQTTTAPDDPVLNRAIERRGIPHDHQLKRAQFIVEKPPLEGPELSPIPAQETITDFRRIQLFPRSAVPYNVQGFPSTHTVPPEQIWVITGGVNLLIDGVEDQEMIDMSADRIIIWTDGRNTQNFNSEIRQSKELPFEIYLEGNIEIRQGTYFLKANRAFYDAREERAVMLDAELKTHLPELDEDVRVRASQIRMLSKGAYLAQNAWATGSQFGKPGYKMQSSDVFIEDRYTTPWLGSGAQELDPITGQPLPNKRAWMTSSNNTFEIGNVPLFYLPYVTSPVEDIYFPITGLRFGNDRIFGFQVETEWDMFKLLGLERPAGTKWEGQVDYYSYRGVGIGQSGNYQGDNLFGFDNIFSGNAEAFYIHDSGTDNLGLDRRDLVPSTKDRFFLNHQHRQTSPFGMTLTSEAGLFSDRNFQQEYFQSDFNNRKDVETLLHLKQQQDNWSWSVIGRTKLNGYENTTDWLPKADLFLLGEPLFGNLVNWTSHSSVGYGKLKPGSAPYNPQQDVFTPLPFIADSQGLVAMTRNQLEAPFNLGPVILTPYVMGEAAYWEQGLQQQQIDRLYGSAGLRGSIMAERIFPDVYSPYFNLNGLAHKMVLEADYSYSDASENLSGIAQYNEFDDNAQEMFRERLVINTFGGVLPPQFDPRFYAVRTGAGRGVTDPYYELVDDQQVLRMAWRHRLQTKTGPPDQLRTKDWMTLDLEASYFPDADRDNFGEDFGLLGGHYKWFLGDRTTMAANAYYDVFDGGQQLWDVSLTSQRTNRLSVNVALQQIKGGADLDSQILSAGLNYVMSQKWSAGVSTAYDLGENVNRGQILSLTRTGADFITSLGMSYNQSTGNAGIGLTIMPRFGNFGGGPSDLSSILGNTATQ from the coding sequence GTGTCGGGCGAGATCAATTCCGTTACCCGGTATGTTTCGCATCGCATCTGGCAGGTAATTGTTTTCTTAACATTGCTTGGCGGACCGGTGACGATTGCGCCTGCTCAAACCAGTTTCTTCGGCGCCCCCAAAGCATCCTATGAAGAACCGGAATACGAGCCTTCGGAAAAAGAGCCGATCGCAATCACTGCGGAGTATTCGCAACAATGGGAAGAAGATTTTGTCAGCGTCTCGATCCTGAAAGGGAACTGTCGTATCAAGCAGGGTGATGCCACTCTGCAATCGAGGCAGATGGTGATCTGGCATCGAAAAACGCGTCAGGCCGATCGTATCTCGGTTTACATGGAAGGCGAAGTTCGCGTCGATCTGCCCGGAGAATCCAAAACAGAAAACAGCCTGCTGGTCAATCTGGTCACGCAGAACGGTCTGAACCGGAACTTCAGACGTCCCACTCAAACTACAACTGCTCCCGATGATCCTGTTTTGAATCGCGCGATCGAACGACGAGGAATTCCTCACGATCATCAACTGAAACGCGCCCAGTTTATTGTCGAGAAGCCACCTCTGGAAGGTCCTGAATTAAGCCCGATTCCCGCGCAGGAAACGATAACCGATTTTCGCAGAATTCAACTCTTTCCCCGCAGCGCAGTCCCCTACAACGTCCAGGGTTTTCCTTCGACTCACACCGTCCCACCGGAACAGATCTGGGTCATCACCGGCGGAGTGAACCTACTGATCGATGGTGTGGAGGATCAGGAAATGATTGACATGTCCGCCGACCGGATCATTATCTGGACGGACGGACGCAATACTCAGAACTTCAACTCCGAAATCAGACAGTCCAAAGAATTACCCTTTGAAATCTATCTCGAAGGAAACATAGAAATTCGTCAGGGCACCTACTTCCTCAAAGCGAACCGTGCCTTTTACGATGCCCGGGAAGAACGGGCCGTCATGCTGGACGCGGAACTGAAAACCCATCTGCCTGAACTGGATGAAGATGTCAGGGTCCGAGCCAGCCAGATTCGTATGCTCTCGAAAGGCGCTTATCTGGCACAGAATGCATGGGCTACCGGCAGCCAATTCGGAAAACCGGGATACAAAATGCAATCTTCAGACGTCTTTATCGAAGACCGTTATACGACTCCCTGGCTGGGATCGGGAGCCCAAGAACTTGACCCGATTACAGGTCAGCCACTGCCTAACAAACGCGCGTGGATGACGAGTTCCAACAACACCTTCGAGATCGGCAACGTACCACTGTTCTATCTGCCTTATGTCACCAGCCCGGTGGAAGATATTTATTTTCCGATCACCGGTTTGCGATTTGGAAACGACCGCATCTTCGGTTTCCAGGTTGAAACGGAATGGGATATGTTCAAATTGCTGGGTCTGGAACGACCAGCGGGTACAAAATGGGAAGGTCAGGTTGACTACTATTCGTATCGGGGAGTCGGGATTGGGCAGTCTGGCAATTACCAGGGAGACAACCTGTTTGGCTTTGACAATATCTTCAGTGGAAATGCAGAAGCCTTTTACATTCATGACAGTGGCACAGACAACCTGGGTCTGGACCGTCGCGATCTTGTTCCGTCTACCAAAGATCGTTTTTTCCTGAATCATCAGCACCGACAGACTTCTCCCTTTGGCATGACGCTGACCAGCGAAGCCGGTCTGTTTTCTGATCGAAACTTTCAACAGGAATATTTTCAATCTGATTTCAATAACCGTAAAGATGTGGAAACACTGTTGCATCTCAAGCAACAGCAGGACAACTGGTCCTGGTCGGTCATTGGCAGAACCAAGCTGAATGGATACGAAAACACGACAGACTGGCTGCCCAAAGCAGATCTGTTCCTGCTGGGTGAACCGCTGTTTGGAAACCTGGTGAACTGGACTTCGCATTCCTCTGTGGGTTATGGAAAACTGAAACCGGGTTCTGCGCCATACAATCCCCAACAGGATGTCTTTACTCCCCTGCCCTTCATTGCCGATTCACAGGGGCTGGTGGCGATGACCCGTAATCAGTTGGAAGCGCCATTCAATCTAGGGCCTGTTATTCTGACACCGTATGTGATGGGTGAAGCAGCTTACTGGGAACAAGGCCTGCAACAGCAGCAGATCGACCGCCTCTACGGTTCTGCCGGCCTGCGCGGCAGTATTATGGCAGAGCGTATTTTCCCGGATGTCTACAGTCCTTATTTCAATTTGAATGGCCTGGCCCATAAGATGGTGCTGGAAGCAGATTACTCTTACAGCGATGCCAGCGAAAATCTGTCCGGGATCGCCCAATACAATGAATTTGATGACAACGCTCAGGAAATGTTCCGTGAGCGACTGGTAATCAACACCTTTGGTGGAGTTCTGCCACCTCAGTTTGACCCACGATTTTATGCCGTTCGTACAGGAGCCGGCCGTGGGGTCACAGACCCTTATTACGAACTGGTTGATGATCAACAGGTACTTCGGATGGCGTGGCGGCATCGACTGCAGACCAAAACGGGTCCACCGGATCAGTTGCGGACCAAAGACTGGATGACTTTGGACCTGGAAGCATCTTATTTCCCGGATGCAGATCGAGACAACTTTGGCGAAGACTTCGGCCTGCTGGGTGGACATTATAAATGGTTCCTCGGAGATCGAACCACGATGGCAGCCAATGCCTACTACGATGTCTTTGACGGGGGACAACAACTCTGGGACGTGTCGCTTACCAGCCAGCGCACCAATAGACTGTCCGTCAATGTAGCGTTGCAGCAGATAAAAGGTGGTGCCGATCTGGATAGCCAGATTTTATCAGCCGGACTCAATTATGTAATGAGCCAGAAATGGAGCGCGGGTGTCAGTACTGCTTATGACCTGGGTGAAAATGTCAATCGCGGACAGATCTTATCCCTCACCCGGACTGGTGCCGATTTTATCACGAGTCTGGGCATGTCTTATAACCAGAGCACAGGAAACGCTGGTATTGGTTTGACAATCATGCCACGATTTGGAAATTTTGGTGGCGGACCTTCTGATTTATCTTCAATACTAGGTAACACTGCTACACAATAG
- a CDS encoding glycosyltransferase family 39 protein, producing MSVTKPGFLTTTLLLVLFLASGLRLTMVVLQSDQLQEDRDAYIAIARNLAAGHGFTSSRVAEGPDVEPTAFRPPLYPCLLAALYYVKAGALGVGLMQVLLGALTVWFTWKTGLRLRMRVGALVAAAIVATDPVLLQYTSYAMTEVLSAFLTSLLLYMLVCQLTEEPGQPEPQNKASKTFVTGLVWGLAILCRPTYLAFFGLWFLARLCGPVLKRVLKTQPAGFANRHLTYLSAGILIAVSPWLIRNLMVFHAPILTTTHGGYTLLLGNNPVFYQEVVLQPWGTVWSGESLDAWQKSLERDLENTVPPIKSEQERDRWMYQRAKANIAAEPSLFVQSCLLRLRRFWNFSPLNSHLVESKPLIGWGIAGYYLLILTGTLGGCLLLIWKREPAWGSLFWLIVSFTVVHIFYWTNMRMRAPLVPAIALLSVYGWSKSADFLKFRKPTETREHDIRNTL from the coding sequence ATGTCTGTGACAAAACCCGGATTCTTAACGACCACCCTGCTGCTGGTTCTGTTTCTGGCCAGCGGTCTGCGTCTGACGATGGTGGTGCTGCAGAGCGATCAACTGCAGGAAGACCGGGATGCCTACATCGCGATTGCCCGGAACCTGGCTGCGGGACATGGTTTCACGTCGAGTCGGGTAGCGGAGGGACCAGATGTCGAGCCGACTGCGTTTCGTCCTCCCTTATATCCCTGCCTGCTGGCAGCCCTCTATTATGTGAAAGCGGGGGCTCTGGGCGTAGGGCTGATGCAGGTGCTACTGGGGGCACTCACCGTCTGGTTCACATGGAAAACGGGTCTGCGATTACGAATGCGTGTCGGGGCGCTGGTCGCTGCAGCAATCGTGGCAACCGATCCTGTATTGCTGCAATATACGTCGTATGCGATGACCGAAGTGCTGTCTGCATTCCTCACCAGCCTGTTGCTCTATATGCTGGTATGCCAACTGACAGAGGAACCGGGTCAGCCAGAGCCCCAAAATAAGGCTTCAAAAACTTTCGTGACGGGCCTGGTCTGGGGACTGGCAATTCTGTGCCGACCGACTTATCTCGCTTTTTTCGGACTCTGGTTTCTGGCTCGTCTGTGTGGACCGGTCTTGAAACGCGTCCTCAAAACGCAGCCTGCCGGTTTTGCGAACCGTCATTTGACTTATCTTTCCGCGGGAATTCTGATTGCTGTTTCCCCCTGGCTGATACGAAACCTGATGGTTTTTCACGCCCCCATTCTGACCACGACACATGGCGGATATACGTTGTTGCTGGGAAATAATCCTGTGTTCTATCAGGAAGTGGTACTACAACCCTGGGGCACAGTCTGGTCTGGCGAGAGTCTGGACGCCTGGCAGAAAAGCCTGGAACGTGATCTCGAGAATACAGTCCCCCCCATCAAGAGTGAGCAGGAACGTGATCGCTGGATGTATCAACGAGCGAAAGCCAATATCGCAGCTGAGCCCTCTCTGTTTGTCCAGTCTTGTCTACTCAGATTGAGACGCTTCTGGAATTTCAGCCCATTAAATAGCCACCTGGTTGAGTCGAAACCTCTGATCGGCTGGGGGATCGCTGGTTACTATCTCCTGATCCTGACTGGCACTTTGGGAGGCTGCCTGCTGTTAATCTGGAAGAGAGAGCCAGCCTGGGGGTCTTTATTCTGGCTCATCGTCAGCTTCACGGTGGTCCATATTTTCTATTGGACCAACATGAGAATGCGGGCACCACTGGTGCCGGCGATTGCCTTGCTGAGTGTTTATGGCTGGTCAAAATCTGCTGATTTTCTGAAATTCCGGAAACCAACTGAGACAAGGGAACACGACATCCGCAACACGTTATAA
- a CDS encoding diacylglycerol kinase family protein translates to MIKSQNTQAEPFQRQSTAAAESEKLRPEWRQRLIDVESGIKFGIRLDSTFFIHFFAGSAVIAAATLLGLSATHWAILILSMTSVLCAQMFNQVLKSIWSILGKHLPAESQNTFKAGTAAVGVSIIGSIITIAIVFGSALYRLLF, encoded by the coding sequence GTGATCAAATCACAGAATACTCAAGCTGAACCTTTTCAACGGCAATCGACCGCCGCAGCGGAATCAGAAAAATTACGTCCCGAATGGAGACAGCGTCTGATTGATGTTGAAAGTGGTATCAAATTTGGCATCAGGCTGGACAGCACCTTCTTTATCCACTTTTTTGCTGGCAGTGCCGTCATCGCTGCTGCGACTTTATTGGGTTTATCTGCGACGCACTGGGCCATTCTGATTCTGTCTATGACAAGCGTGCTCTGCGCCCAGATGTTCAATCAGGTTTTGAAATCGATCTGGAGCATCCTCGGCAAACATCTGCCTGCAGAGTCTCAAAACACATTCAAAGCGGGTACGGCAGCGGTCGGTGTCAGCATCATCGGTTCGATTATTACAATCGCCATCGTTTTTGGATCGGCCCTGTATCGCCTGTTGTTTTAG
- a CDS encoding sulfatase-like hydrolase/transferase: MKAHLRTPLILFLIFSCYFISLCRTSHATEKAARPNILFLFSDDQRADAVSAYDNPHIQTPNLDQLVKSGFSFRNAFCMGSIHGAVCQPSRAMLNSGRSLYHVPMDLKGVITLPQLLKQAGYETFGTGKWHNHRDSFQKSFTTGTAAFMGGMSNHLEVPVVDLKEGKFENKRTGKKFSSELFVDAAVDFLKQQPAEKPFYAYVAFTAPHDPRMPPESAMKAYENSQPPLPKNFMPQHPFNNGWLTGRDESLTGWPRQPEIVREQLAEYYGMITHMDAQIGRILQTLKERKLEKNTIVIFSSDHGLALGSHGLLGKQNLYEHSMKAPLIFKGPGIPENQSSDALVYLYDIFPTVCDLTQIQVPSGVEGSDLALLWRGKTDRVRDSLFTTYEDLMRAVRDERWKLIRYPQINKTQLFDLKEDPHELQDLSEHPDQKERIAKMLVELKRWQKKTDDKQSLTSKYPKPEAIDLTGRKRKPDQHQPDWIVKKYFDSE, encoded by the coding sequence ATGAAAGCTCACCTGCGAACTCCATTGATCCTATTTCTGATCTTTTCCTGCTATTTCATATCACTCTGTCGTACTTCGCACGCTACAGAAAAAGCCGCACGTCCCAATATCCTGTTTCTCTTCAGTGATGATCAAAGGGCTGACGCTGTCTCGGCCTATGACAACCCCCACATTCAGACTCCGAATCTGGATCAGCTGGTAAAATCGGGATTCAGTTTTCGTAATGCGTTCTGCATGGGATCAATTCACGGTGCCGTCTGCCAGCCGAGTCGCGCCATGTTGAACAGTGGTCGCTCGCTGTACCATGTTCCCATGGATCTGAAAGGGGTCATCACACTACCCCAGTTATTGAAGCAGGCGGGATACGAAACCTTTGGCACTGGTAAATGGCACAATCACCGAGATTCATTTCAGAAAAGCTTTACGACAGGAACCGCGGCTTTCATGGGTGGCATGTCGAATCATCTGGAAGTACCTGTGGTCGACCTGAAAGAGGGCAAGTTTGAAAACAAGCGAACGGGTAAGAAGTTTTCGAGCGAACTCTTTGTCGATGCCGCCGTCGATTTTTTAAAGCAGCAGCCTGCAGAGAAACCCTTTTATGCCTACGTGGCATTCACGGCGCCGCATGATCCGCGAATGCCGCCGGAATCTGCGATGAAGGCTTATGAAAACAGCCAGCCTCCGCTCCCCAAAAACTTCATGCCGCAGCATCCCTTTAACAATGGCTGGTTAACCGGCCGGGATGAATCACTAACCGGCTGGCCACGACAACCGGAAATCGTACGTGAACAGCTCGCGGAATATTACGGCATGATCACCCACATGGACGCACAGATCGGCCGCATCCTGCAAACATTGAAAGAGAGAAAACTCGAGAAGAATACGATTGTCATTTTCTCATCTGATCATGGTCTGGCATTGGGAAGTCACGGTTTACTGGGAAAACAGAACCTGTATGAGCACAGCATGAAAGCACCGTTGATTTTTAAAGGGCCCGGAATTCCTGAAAACCAATCCAGCGATGCCCTGGTTTACCTGTATGACATTTTCCCGACGGTCTGCGATTTGACTCAGATCCAGGTTCCATCAGGTGTGGAAGGTTCCGACCTGGCTCTTCTCTGGCGTGGAAAAACAGATCGAGTTCGTGACTCACTGTTTACCACTTACGAAGATCTGATGCGAGCTGTTCGCGATGAGCGTTGGAAACTGATTCGGTATCCTCAGATTAATAAGACCCAACTGTTTGATCTCAAAGAGGATCCGCACGAACTTCAGGATCTGTCCGAACATCCGGATCAGAAAGAGCGCATCGCAAAAATGCTGGTAGAGTTGAAGCGCTGGCAGAAAAAAACAGACGATAAACAATCGCTCACATCTAAGTATCCCAAACCGGAAGCCATCGATCTGACGGGACGAAAACGGAAACCCGACCAGCACCAACCTGACTGGATCGTGAAAAAATACTTCGATTCTGAATGA
- a CDS encoding alpha/beta hydrolase family protein: protein MTALPVTGLMAAGDVIQPDPRLPKTTPWDLKALSIAPEFDWIDEKSPVRSLTYQGLEYRGKPTKVFAFYASPATLNPEEPKDKKYPGIVLIHGGGGTAFREWAELWAQKGYAAISMDLAGSQPVDGKNPHDRKHRNRLEAGGPDQSYKEKFEAVKDDQSEHWCYHAPANAILAHSLIRSFPGVDKDHTAVTGISWGGYLTCIVAGLDNRFDAAVPVYGCGFLNDHSVFESSINKLPPADSQRWMQLYDPGQYLQAVQMPILFVNGTNDFAYWLSAYQNSYEAVPESTPRNIRIQVKMGHSHPAGWKPVEIARFVDQYLKKQTPLPVVQNPAIKEGKVTAELAKPVKIKTAVLNYTTDAGPNHERKWQSIPLEVDGTRITGPALPADTKIWFINVTDESDAMTSSPLVSKQ from the coding sequence ATGACTGCTCTCCCAGTCACTGGATTGATGGCCGCGGGCGATGTCATTCAACCTGATCCCCGTCTTCCGAAAACAACGCCCTGGGATTTGAAGGCACTCAGCATAGCACCTGAATTCGATTGGATCGATGAGAAATCACCGGTCAGATCATTGACGTATCAGGGACTGGAATATCGTGGCAAACCGACTAAGGTGTTTGCCTTTTATGCATCCCCGGCGACACTCAATCCTGAAGAACCCAAAGATAAGAAGTATCCCGGCATTGTATTGATTCATGGCGGGGGTGGAACGGCCTTTCGGGAGTGGGCCGAGTTATGGGCCCAGAAAGGGTATGCCGCCATTTCCATGGACCTGGCAGGTTCTCAACCTGTAGATGGAAAAAATCCGCATGATCGCAAGCATCGAAACCGACTTGAAGCGGGGGGCCCTGATCAGTCTTATAAAGAGAAATTCGAAGCGGTAAAAGATGACCAGTCGGAACACTGGTGTTACCATGCCCCTGCAAATGCTATTCTGGCACATTCTCTGATCCGCTCTTTCCCGGGAGTCGACAAAGATCACACCGCTGTCACGGGGATTTCCTGGGGTGGTTATCTGACCTGCATCGTCGCCGGACTTGATAACCGCTTCGATGCTGCTGTTCCCGTTTACGGTTGTGGTTTTCTGAATGACCATTCTGTTTTTGAATCATCCATCAATAAATTACCCCCCGCAGACAGCCAGCGCTGGATGCAGCTCTATGATCCGGGCCAATATCTGCAAGCCGTTCAAATGCCGATCCTGTTTGTGAATGGCACAAATGACTTTGCTTACTGGCTGAGTGCCTATCAGAATAGTTATGAAGCCGTACCGGAATCCACGCCGCGGAATATTCGCATTCAAGTCAAAATGGGACACAGCCATCCGGCAGGCTGGAAGCCTGTTGAAATCGCTCGATTTGTCGATCAGTATCTGAAAAAACAAACTCCGCTGCCAGTAGTTCAAAACCCCGCCATCAAAGAGGGAAAAGTCACAGCGGAACTGGCTAAGCCTGTTAAAATAAAAACCGCAGTACTCAACTACACAACTGATGCCGGACCGAACCATGAACGAAAATGGCAATCCATTCCCCTGGAAGTGGATGGAACCAGGATCACAGGCCCTGCTCTTCCCGCTGATACGAAAATCTGGTTCATCAATGTCACTGATGAGTCAGACGCCATGACATCCAGTCCGCTGGTCTCAAAGCAATAG
- a CDS encoding phenylacetate--CoA ligase family protein, with protein sequence MNVPETEPENLNQKDLQARQLQRLQHLLKEVSATNVFWQKKWETAGVDVNSIQSLSDLQKMPVTTKSELVEDHLAHAPYGTNLTYPVENYTRMHQTSGTTGSPMRWLDTKASWDWFGECWAQIYRMVGLYPEDRLFFPFSFGPFVGFWAAFEGATRRGNFCLAGGGTGSEARLQMILDNRITAVCCTPTYALRLAEVAEAENINLAASRVRALVVAGEPGGNIEATKLRIGQAWGARVFDHWGMTEIGALGIEPLESPGSLNILETECIAEIVNSETLEPVTPGEQGELIITNLGRIGSPLIRYRTGDLVSEDTSPCPSGRNLLRLKGGILGRADDMVIIRGNNVFPSSLEAILRTFDRIAEYRIEVRTIRAMQHMKIELEPTDAAATEPHLLIRDVSHAIKDRLNFNAEVITVAPGALPRFELKGRRFFKID encoded by the coding sequence ATGAATGTACCAGAAACCGAGCCGGAAAACCTGAATCAGAAGGATCTCCAGGCACGCCAACTGCAACGCCTGCAACACCTTCTGAAAGAAGTCTCTGCAACCAATGTGTTCTGGCAAAAGAAATGGGAAACAGCAGGCGTCGATGTCAATTCAATTCAGAGTCTCTCTGACCTGCAGAAAATGCCGGTCACCACCAAATCGGAACTGGTAGAAGATCATCTGGCCCACGCGCCTTACGGTACAAATCTGACTTATCCCGTCGAAAATTACACACGCATGCATCAGACATCGGGAACCACCGGTTCACCCATGCGCTGGCTGGATACGAAAGCCAGTTGGGACTGGTTTGGCGAATGCTGGGCACAGATCTATCGTATGGTCGGTCTGTACCCGGAAGACCGACTGTTCTTCCCTTTTTCGTTCGGCCCTTTCGTTGGATTCTGGGCTGCCTTTGAAGGTGCAACACGTCGAGGCAATTTCTGTCTGGCTGGCGGAGGTACAGGCAGCGAAGCCCGACTGCAAATGATTCTGGACAATCGTATTACTGCCGTCTGTTGTACGCCCACTTATGCATTACGACTGGCGGAAGTAGCAGAGGCAGAGAACATCAATCTCGCCGCCAGCCGAGTGCGGGCGCTGGTCGTTGCCGGCGAACCGGGCGGAAACATTGAAGCGACCAAACTCCGCATCGGTCAGGCCTGGGGAGCACGGGTCTTCGATCACTGGGGCATGACGGAAATCGGGGCACTGGGAATTGAACCGCTGGAAAGTCCGGGCAGCCTGAATATTCTTGAAACGGAATGTATCGCTGAAATCGTCAATTCAGAGACACTGGAACCAGTGACACCGGGAGAACAGGGAGAATTGATTATCACCAATTTGGGGCGGATCGGCTCTCCTTTAATTCGTTACCGCACGGGAGATCTGGTCTCGGAAGATACTTCCCCCTGCCCTTCCGGACGTAATTTGCTGCGTTTGAAGGGAGGCATTCTTGGACGCGCGGATGACATGGTAATCATTCGCGGCAACAATGTTTTTCCGTCCAGCCTGGAAGCGATTCTGCGTACATTCGATCGAATTGCCGAGTACCGGATCGAAGTCCGCACCATTCGTGCGATGCAGCATATGAAAATCGAACTGGAGCCGACTGATGCGGCTGCAACGGAGCCACATCTCTTGATTCGAGATGTCAGCCACGCGATCAAGGATCGACTGAACTTCAACGCGGAAGTGATCACCGTCGCCCCCGGTGCCTTACCCCGTTTCGAACTCAAAGGCCGACGCTTCTTCAAAATAGACTGA